A genomic segment from Nisaea sediminum encodes:
- a CDS encoding aminotransferase class V-fold PLP-dependent enzyme has translation MQRPASLSNSSPSFGASVRGAFSLQRDYTHLNHGSYGATPVSVMAAQRIWQDKLELEPSRFMRRDYKPGMRAAIAALAPRLGVGTEGLALVENATQAVNAVLRELDLPAGSDVLVTDQTYGAVKNAARHMSARNGWNLRSVTLPFPAASAEEIIAAYSAALDPAPALVILDHITSPTALVLPLSEMAEAARARGALVLVDGAHAPGMLDLDLGTIPCDWYTGNLHKWMFTPKGCGFLWTTEAQRATTHPLAISHWYQEGYGAEFEYVGTRDASSQLCLPSALDFIDAHGQAAIRAYNNALVNEAADMLAARWGTERGAGPALTGHMAMVRLPDGFGSAREDAEALRDRLVDDFRIQIPINPLTGTLWCRLSAQIYNEMADYERLAEAVERLAG, from the coding sequence ATGCAGCGTCCTGCCTCTCTCAGCAACTCGTCCCCGTCCTTCGGCGCGTCCGTCCGCGGGGCCTTCTCTCTTCAGCGGGACTACACCCATCTCAATCATGGATCCTACGGCGCGACTCCCGTCTCGGTGATGGCCGCGCAGCGGATATGGCAGGACAAGCTGGAGCTGGAGCCGAGCCGCTTCATGCGGCGGGACTACAAACCGGGCATGCGTGCCGCCATCGCGGCACTGGCGCCGCGTCTCGGTGTCGGAACGGAGGGGCTGGCCCTGGTCGAGAACGCCACGCAGGCTGTCAATGCCGTGCTCCGCGAACTGGATCTGCCGGCAGGGTCTGACGTCCTCGTCACCGACCAGACTTATGGCGCGGTTAAGAACGCCGCACGCCACATGAGCGCGCGCAACGGCTGGAACTTGCGCAGCGTGACCCTGCCCTTCCCGGCTGCGTCGGCAGAGGAAATCATTGCTGCCTACAGTGCCGCCCTGGATCCGGCGCCCGCTCTTGTGATCCTCGACCACATCACCTCACCGACGGCTCTCGTGCTGCCGCTGAGCGAAATGGCGGAGGCCGCCCGGGCAAGGGGCGCACTGGTGCTCGTCGACGGCGCCCACGCGCCGGGCATGCTGGATCTCGATCTCGGCACCATTCCCTGCGACTGGTACACCGGGAACCTGCATAAATGGATGTTCACACCGAAAGGCTGCGGCTTTCTCTGGACCACGGAGGCGCAACGCGCCACGACGCATCCGCTGGCGATTTCCCATTGGTACCAGGAAGGCTACGGCGCCGAGTTCGAATATGTCGGAACGCGCGACGCCTCCAGCCAGCTCTGCCTGCCGAGTGCGCTGGACTTCATCGACGCACACGGCCAGGCCGCGATCCGCGCCTACAACAATGCGCTGGTCAACGAAGCGGCCGACATGTTGGCCGCGCGCTGGGGCACGGAACGTGGCGCGGGGCCTGCGCTGACCGGGCACATGGCGATGGTGCGCCTGCCAGATGGTTTCGGAAGCGCGCGAGAGGACGCCGAGGCGCTGCGCGATCGGCTGGTGGATGATTTCAGGATCCAGATTCCCATCAATCCGCTGACAGGCACGCTCTGGTGCCGGCTCTCGGCGCAGATCTACAATGAGATGGCGGATTACGAGCGGTTGGCGGAAGCCGTGGAAAGATTGGCCGGCTGA
- the coaD gene encoding pantetheine-phosphate adenylyltransferase encodes MRVGVYPGTFDPITNGHLDIIRRGSKLVDKLIVAVARNAGKGPLFSLDERVEMVQDEIDLINKAHAENGIHGEIVVMSFGNLLMHFVEENGAATIIRGLRAVSDFEYEFQMVGMNARLNASVETVFLMASDRNQFISSRLVKEIAHMGGNIDQFVPNRVVERVEDKFR; translated from the coding sequence ATGAGAGTAGGTGTTTATCCGGGCACGTTCGACCCGATCACGAACGGGCACCTGGACATCATCCGGCGTGGCAGCAAGCTGGTGGACAAGCTGATTGTCGCCGTCGCGCGCAATGCCGGAAAAGGTCCGCTATTCAGTCTCGACGAGCGTGTCGAGATGGTGCAGGACGAGATCGACCTGATCAACAAGGCGCATGCCGAAAACGGCATCCACGGCGAGATCGTGGTGATGTCCTTCGGCAATCTGCTGATGCATTTCGTCGAGGAAAACGGTGCCGCGACGATCATTCGCGGTCTGCGCGCCGTCTCGGACTTCGAATACGAATTCCAGATGGTGGGCATGAACGCCCGCCTGAACGCGAGTGTCGAGACCGTCTTCCTGATGGCGTCGGACCGCAACCAGTTCATCTCCTCTCGCCTGGTGAAGGAGATCGCGCATATGGGCGGTAACATCGACCAGTTCGTCCCGAACCGCGTGGTCGAGCGGGTCGAGGACAAGTTCCGCTAG
- a CDS encoding PAS domain-containing protein, which produces MDARPVLGETLTATEAYDVEIIQWEFEEERMTPRQRQLYGYWSSRSGAGKRLSVGEFDPLEIRASIGYLHLVQYDADRNDFFYRIYGEMAARSAKAGMHRKWVGNHPGRAGAKFLAHYMELMAERAPWLGEVYTKDSIKVAPYWRRMVLPLEIAGHPDGFACATLAEPRDSPDPRG; this is translated from the coding sequence ATGGATGCCCGTCCAGTTCTCGGCGAAACCTTAACGGCGACGGAAGCTTACGATGTGGAAATCATCCAATGGGAATTTGAAGAGGAACGGATGACACCGCGACAGCGCCAGCTCTATGGCTACTGGTCTTCCAGATCCGGCGCCGGGAAACGCCTGTCTGTCGGAGAGTTTGATCCACTGGAGATCCGCGCATCCATCGGATACCTCCATCTCGTCCAGTACGATGCCGATCGGAACGATTTTTTCTATCGCATCTACGGGGAAATGGCCGCCAGGTCGGCGAAAGCAGGCATGCACCGGAAATGGGTGGGGAACCACCCGGGTCGCGCAGGGGCCAAGTTCCTGGCCCATTACATGGAACTCATGGCCGAACGTGCCCCGTGGCTGGGTGAGGTCTATACGAAAGATTCTATAAAAGTCGCGCCTTACTGGCGGCGCATGGTTCTGCCACTTGAGATTGCGGGTCACCCGGACGGCTTTGCGTGCGCCACGCTGGCCGAGCCAAGAGACTCACCTGATCCGAGAGGATGA
- the gyrA gene encoding DNA gyrase subunit A, giving the protein MSSSESSSFDISPVSIEDEMKRSYLDYAMSVIVSRALPDVRDGLKPVHRRILYAMKEGGYDWSKPYRKSANIVGAVMGQYHPHGDSAIYDAMVRMAQEFSMRLPLVDGQGNFGSMDGDPPAAMRYTEARLAKAAEGLLRDIDKDTVDYVANYDETTQEPSVLPAEYPNLLVNGAGGIAVGMATNIPPHNLGEVIDACCAYVDNPGITIDELIEIVPGPDFPTGAMILGKNGIHSAYHTGRGSVMMRAKADIQEIRKDRNAIVVSEIPYQVNKSRLMERIGELVREKTVEGIAELRDESDRDGVRVVVELKRDAVPDVVLNQLYKFTPLQTSFGVNMLALNGGKPEQMNLRDIIVAFIAFREVVITRRTRFLLRKARDRAHVLAGLLVAVNNIDEVIRVIRASRDAADAREQLMGRDWPAEDVEEFISIIDDPGHKVVDGKYRLSDAQVRAILELRLQRLTGMEREKLIEETKELAAKIAEYLEILQSRPRMMEVLRAELVAAKEAYATPRRTELVDAEFEHDMEDLIQREDMVVTVSHNGYIKRVPLSTYRAQKRGGKGRSGMSTRDEDFVSRLFVANTHTPILFFTSRGMVYQMKTYRLPIGTPQSRGKALVNLLPLEQGEWIQTIMPLPAEEDDWENMHVMFATSAGTVRRNALSDFTNIKRNGKIAMRLDENDRLINVQPCMEADDVFLTTRDGKAIRFRATDVRLFRGRDSLGVRGIRLAKGDEVVSMSILHHVDYQDVPGSDVLERDLYLKLAGQMRRATGEGEEEVEAPSGDISQERFIQLSAEEEFILTVTESGLGKRTSAHEYRITNRGGQGIANMELTKRSGGVVAAFPVADTDQIMLVTDGGQVIRCAVNEISITGRRTQGVWIFRVDEGEKVVSVSLAGDENGNDAEEGEESEADGSGGGDASES; this is encoded by the coding sequence TTGAGCTCGTCCGAATCCTCCTCTTTCGACATTTCGCCTGTCTCCATCGAAGACGAAATGAAGCGCTCCTATCTCGATTACGCAATGAGCGTGATCGTGTCCCGAGCGCTGCCCGATGTCCGCGACGGCCTGAAGCCGGTGCACCGCCGTATCCTCTACGCGATGAAGGAAGGCGGCTACGACTGGTCCAAGCCCTACCGCAAGTCGGCGAACATCGTCGGTGCCGTCATGGGGCAGTATCACCCGCACGGCGACAGCGCGATCTACGACGCCATGGTCCGCATGGCGCAGGAATTCTCCATGCGCCTACCGCTGGTCGACGGGCAGGGTAACTTCGGCTCGATGGACGGCGATCCGCCGGCGGCCATGCGATATACCGAGGCGCGTCTCGCCAAGGCGGCGGAAGGCCTGCTCCGGGACATCGACAAGGACACGGTTGACTACGTCGCGAACTACGATGAAACCACACAGGAACCCAGCGTTCTTCCGGCGGAATACCCGAACCTGCTGGTCAACGGCGCCGGCGGCATCGCTGTCGGCATGGCGACCAACATCCCGCCGCACAATCTCGGCGAGGTGATCGACGCCTGCTGCGCCTATGTCGACAATCCGGGCATCACCATCGACGAGCTGATCGAGATCGTCCCGGGCCCGGATTTTCCGACCGGCGCCATGATTCTCGGCAAGAACGGGATCCACTCCGCCTATCATACCGGCCGCGGCTCGGTCATGATGCGGGCCAAGGCGGACATCCAGGAAATCCGCAAGGACCGCAACGCGATCGTGGTCAGCGAGATCCCCTACCAGGTGAATAAGTCCCGCCTGATGGAGCGGATCGGCGAACTTGTGCGGGAAAAAACCGTCGAGGGCATCGCCGAGCTGCGCGACGAGAGCGATCGCGACGGCGTGCGCGTCGTTGTCGAGCTGAAGCGCGACGCGGTTCCGGACGTGGTCTTGAACCAGCTCTACAAATTTACCCCGCTGCAGACCAGTTTCGGCGTCAACATGCTGGCGCTGAACGGCGGCAAGCCGGAACAGATGAACCTTCGCGACATCATCGTCGCCTTCATCGCCTTCCGCGAGGTCGTCATCACCCGGCGCACCAGGTTCCTGCTGCGCAAGGCCCGCGACCGGGCGCATGTCTTGGCGGGTCTGCTCGTCGCGGTGAACAATATCGACGAGGTGATCCGGGTAATCCGGGCCTCACGCGATGCCGCCGACGCCCGCGAACAGCTGATGGGCCGGGACTGGCCGGCCGAGGATGTCGAGGAATTCATCAGCATCATCGACGATCCGGGACACAAGGTCGTCGACGGCAAATACCGTCTCTCCGATGCCCAGGTCCGCGCCATTCTGGAACTGCGTCTGCAGCGCCTGACCGGCATGGAGCGCGAGAAGCTGATCGAGGAGACCAAGGAACTCGCGGCAAAGATCGCCGAGTACCTCGAGATCCTGCAGTCACGTCCGCGGATGATGGAAGTGCTGCGCGCGGAACTGGTCGCGGCCAAGGAAGCCTATGCCACGCCACGCCGGACCGAGCTCGTCGATGCCGAGTTCGAGCACGATATGGAGGACCTGATCCAGCGCGAGGACATGGTCGTGACGGTCAGTCACAACGGCTATATCAAGCGCGTGCCGCTCTCGACCTACCGGGCGCAGAAGCGCGGCGGTAAGGGCCGCTCAGGCATGTCGACGCGCGATGAGGACTTCGTGAGCCGGCTGTTCGTCGCCAACACCCATACGCCGATCCTGTTCTTCACCTCGCGCGGCATGGTCTATCAGATGAAGACCTACCGTTTGCCGATCGGCACGCCGCAGTCGCGCGGCAAGGCGCTGGTGAACCTGCTGCCGCTGGAGCAGGGGGAATGGATCCAGACTATCATGCCGCTGCCGGCCGAGGAGGATGATTGGGAGAACATGCATGTCATGTTTGCCACCTCCGCCGGTACGGTGCGCCGCAACGCGCTCTCCGATTTCACCAATATTAAGCGCAACGGCAAGATCGCCATGCGGCTTGATGAAAACGATCGGCTGATCAATGTGCAGCCCTGCATGGAGGCGGACGACGTCTTCCTCACCACGCGGGACGGCAAGGCGATTCGCTTCCGCGCGACCGACGTGCGGCTGTTCCGCGGCCGCGATTCGCTCGGTGTTCGCGGCATCAGGCTGGCAAAGGGCGACGAGGTCGTCTCGATGTCGATCCTGCATCACGTCGATTACCAGGACGTGCCGGGCTCGGATGTACTCGAACGCGATCTCTACCTGAAGCTCGCCGGCCAGATGCGCCGGGCCACGGGCGAGGGCGAGGAGGAGGTCGAGGCTCCGTCCGGCGATATCTCGCAGGAGCGCTTCATCCAGCTCAGCGCAGAGGAGGAATTCATCCTGACGGTGACCGAGAGCGGTCTCGGCAAGCGTACCTCCGCGCACGAATACCGGATTACCAATCGCGGCGGTCAGGGGATCGCCAACATGGAACTGACCAAGCGCAGCGGCGGGGTCGTGGCCGCCTTCCCGGTGGCCGACACCGATCAGATCATGCTCGTCACCGACGGCGGGCAGGTGATCCGCTGCGCCGTCAACGAAATCAGCATCACTGGGCGCAGAACCCAGGGTGTCTGGATCTTCCGCGTCGATGAAGGCGAGAAAGTCGTGTCCGTCAGCCTTGCAGGCGATGAGAACGGAAACGATGCGGAAGAGGGGGAAGAATCGGAAGCCGACGGTAGCGGTGGCGGAGACGCCTCCGAGAGCTAG